TCCGGTCCACCTCGGAGAAGACCGCCACCGTGCGGATCCCCATCTCCTTGCAGGCGCGGAGCACGCGGATGGCGATCTCCCCGCGGTTCGCGATCAGGATCTTCCGGAACACGTGGCCCTCCTACAGGGGGATGTTGCCGTGCTTGCGCGGCGGGTTCGTGTCGCGCTTGTTCTTCAGCATCTCGAACGCCTTGATGACTTTCGGCCTGGTTTCCGAGGGCATGATGACCTCGTCGATGTAGCCGAGCTCGGCCGCCTTGTACGGCGAGGCGAAGCGCTCCCGGTAGTCGGCCACCAGTTCGGCCTTGGTCGCCTCCGGGTTGTCGGATTTGACGAGCTCCTTCCGGAAGATGATGTTCACCGCCCCGTCGGGCCCCATCACGGCGATCTCGGCGGTCGGGAAGGCGAAGTTGACGTCCGCCCGGATGTGCTTGGAGGCCATGACGTCGTACGCCCCGCCGTACGCCTTGCGGGTGATGACGGTCACCTTGGGGACGGTCGCTTCCGCGAAGGCGTACAGGAGCTTCGCCCCGTGCTTGATGATCCCGCCGTACTCCTGGGTCGTGCCCGGAAGGAACCCGGGGACGTCGACGAAGGTGAGCAGCGGGATGTTGAAGGCGTCGCAGAAGCGGACGAAGCGCGCCCCCTTGATCGAGGAGTTGATGTCGAGGCAGCCGGCCAGGATCGCGGGCTGGTTCGCCACGACGCCGATGGACCGCCCGTTCATCCGCGCGAACCCGATGACGATGTTTCTCGCGTAGTGTTCCTGGATCTCGAAGAAGTCCCCGTCGTCCGCGACCTTCCTGATCACGTCCCGGATGTCGTACGGCTTCGTCGGAATGTCGGGGACCACCTGGTTCAGGCTCTCGTCCGTGCGGTCCGGGGAGTCTTTCGGGGTCACGCACGGGGGATCTTCCATATTGTTCTGCGGCATGAAGGAGAGCAGCTCCCGGATGAGGTAGATGCACTCCTTCTCGTCCTCGGCCGCGAAGTGGGCCACGCCGCTGCGCTCGTTGTGGGCCATCGCCCCGCCGAGATTCTCCTTGGTGACCTCCTCGTGGGTGACCGTCTTGATGACGTCGGGGCCCGTGACGAACATGTAGGAGGTGTTCTTGACCATCAGGATGAAGTCGGTGATCGCCGGGGAGTAAACGGCGCCGCCCGCGCACGGCCCCATGATCGCGGAGATCTGCGGGACGACCCCCGAGGTGAGGGTGTTCCGCAGGAAGATGTCGGCGTATCCTGCGAGGCTCTGGACCCCCTCCTGGATGCGCGCGCCGCCGGAGTCGTTCAGGCCGACGACCGGGGCCCCGTTGCGGACCGCGTGGTCCATGATCTTGCAGACCTTCTCCGCGTACGCCTCGGAGAGGGAGCCGCCGTACACGGTGAAGTCCTGGGCGAAGACGTAGACGAGCCGTCCGTTCACCTTCCCGTACCCGGTGATCACGCCGTCCCCGAGGAACTTTTCCATCTCGAAGTCGGCGCAGCGGTGCTGGACGAAGCGGTCCAGCTCGACGAAGGTGTTCGGGTCCAGGAGAAGCTCGACCCGTTCCCGCGCCGTCAGCTTCCCTTGCGCGTGCTGGGTCTCGATCCGCTTCCTGCCGCCCCCTTCCATCGCGACGGCGTTTCTCCTGCGCAACTCCTCGAACTTTTCCTCGAGCGACATCGCTCCCCTCCTAAGTGCTGCGTTTCATAATTATGCCTGCATTCGAGCGCCGCTGCATCCGACCCGGCTGCGTTGCGCTCCTTGCGCCGTACTTAACAGTACGCCTCAGTCGCGCGCCTTGCCGGACCGGCGCATCGACGCTCTCGGTGCCGTGTCGAAAATACATTCGTCGCCCTAATTATGAAACGCAACACTATGCGGCACGTCCGTTTCGTAATGGTGTTACATACCATCCAATAACGCCGGGTGTCAACGAACTCCGGGGCTTCCGTCACTTCCGGAACAAGGCTTGGTGGACCAACTCCGCGATGTGGACGACGCGCAGGGAGGGGTCCGTCCGCGCGACCATGTCCCGCATCTGGAGGACGCATCCCGAGCAGGCGGTGGAGATCACTTTCGTCCCGCCGCGCGCCGCGACCGTCACCTTGTTCTCCCCGATCCGGGCGGAGGTCGGGTAGTCGCGCACGTTGAACGTCCCCCCGTAGCCGCAGCACAGGTCGGCGCCCGCCATCTCGGCGAACGCCGGACCGACGGTCCGCGACAGCACTTCCCGCGCCTGGGGTCCCTTGCCGAGCGTCCCCGACAGGTGGCACGGGTCGTGGTACCCGATCTCGCCGACCCGCTCCCCCGCCGGCGGCTCCGGCAGGCGGTCGAGAACCCCCGAGGAGAGGAGGAAGCTCGCATAGTCCACCGCGCGGTCCGCGACGAAAACCGCGTCATCGTACGTCGGAGTTCCCTTCGGGATCAGGGAGAAGACGTTTCTCTTGAACATGAGGAGGCACGACCCGCAGGGGAAGACGATCGCCCCGGGATCCGCGGCCCGCAGGCGTCGAACGTTCGCCTCCGCGGACGAAGTGGCGGACCGGCGGTCCCCGGACACCATGGCGGGGAGGCCGCAGCACGCGGCGTCCCGGAAGACCGCCACCGATTTCCCCGACGCCTTCACGGTCTCGTAGGCGGCCCGTCCCACCTCGGGGAAGACGTGGTCGAAGACGCAGCCGACGAAGAGCATCACCTCGCCGGTGGCCGCCTCCCCCTTCCCGAGGGACTCGAGAAATCCCTTCATGGGCAGCTTCGGGACGGTCCGCCCTTCCCCCCCGATTCCATCGGGAAAACGGTAGTGCAGGCCGCTCGCCGTGGGGATCTTCCCGGGCAGCAGCCGCTGCCCCGCGGCGGCCGCCTTCCGGGCGATCTCCGTCGCCGCCGGGGACGTCATCACCTTGCCGAAGAGAATGCGCTTCCAGGCGGGGATCCCGATCTCCTCCGCGAGGTCGGCGCGCCCCTTCATCACGATCTCCTCGACCAGCACCTGGTTGGGGCACGCCCGCTCGCACCGCCCGCACAGGAGGCAGTCGGTCAGCGCCTCCTGCACGCCTTCCGCGTCGCCGTCCTCCCCGCGCATCGCCGCCTCGATCAGGGCGATCTTCCCCCGGGCGACGGCGATCTCCGACTTCCGCTCCGGGTAGAGGGTGCACACCGTCCGGCAGGTGCCGCACTTCGCGCACAAGCCGGTCAACGCCTTCAGATCGGCGTCCTTCACCCCCGCACCGCGGACTCGTCGAGGAAGATCTTGCCGGGGTTGAGGATCCCGTTCGGGTCGAAGCACGCCTTGAGCCGTTTCATCACCGCGACGCCGAGCGGGCCGACCTCCATCTCGAGGAACGGCGCCTTGGAGATCCCCACCCCGTGCTCGCCCGAGATCGTCCCCCCCATCTCGACGGTCTTGCGGAAAACCTCCCCGACCGCCTCCTCCGCGCGCCGCGTCTCGTCCGCGTCCGTGCCCGAGATCATGATGTTCACGTGGATGTTGCCGTCCCCCGCGTGGCCGAAGTTGACGATCCGCACCTTCCTGCGTCCGGAGAGATCGGAGAGGAAGGCGAACATGTCCGCGAGGCGGCTCCGCGGGACGACGATGTCCTCGTTGAGCTTCACCGGAGCGACCTTTCGCAGCGCCGGCGAGATCGAGCGGCGCAGCTTCCAGAGATCGTCCCTCCCCCGCGCGTCGGAGGCCCGTCGGATTTCGAGGGCGCCGTGTGCCCGGCACGCCTCCTCCAGCCGATCCGCATCCCGCGCCGCAGCGCTTTGCGACCCATCCGCCTCGAGCAGGAGGGCGCTCCCCGTGCCTTCCGGGAGCGGCATCGGGGCCAGGGCCTGGACGCAGTCGATCGCGGTGCGGTCCATGATCTCCATCGCGGAAGGGGTGACCCGCGCGGCAACAACGGCGTTCACTGCGTCGGAGGCGTCCCGGTTCGAGGGGAAGAGCGCCAGCAGGGTAACCGCCGCCTCGGGGTGCGGGAGGAGCCGAAGCGTCGCCCTCGTCACGATGCCGAGCGTCCCCTCGGAGCCCACGAGCATCCGCGTGAGGTCGTACCCCACGACCCCTTTTGCCGTCGCGACGCCGGTGCGGAGGAGCTCCCCCGTCCCCAGCACCGCCTCGAGGCCGAGGACATAGTCGCGGGTCACGCCGTACTTGACGGCGGACATCCCGCCCGAGCACTCGGCGATGTTCCCGCCGACGGTGCTGAACTTGAGGGACGCCGGGTCCGGCGGGTAGAACAACCCACGCTTCTCCGCCTCCAGTTTGAGCGTCTCCGTCACAACCCCAGGCTCGACGACGGCGTACAGGTTCTCCGTATCGATCGAAACGATCCGGTCCATCCGTTCCGTGGAAAGGACGACCCCGCCCCGGACCGGCAGCGAACCGCCGGAGAAGCCGGAGCCTGCCCCCCGCGGGACGACGGGAAACCGGTGGAGATTGGCGAGGAGGACGGTCTGCCGGACCTCTTCCGCGTTTACGGGATAGACGACGGCGTCGGGGAGAAACTGCTTCCCGGTGGCGTCGAACGAGTAGCAGATGCGCGTCTCGAGGGAGGTCCGCAGGCGGTCGCCGAACAGGATCCCCAGCGCGGTAAGGGCCTCAGGGTACATCAGGAAAGTTTACCACACGCTCGGGAGCGCCCGCAGTGACGCCGCCGCCGGCGATATGGAATATGCGTCCCATACCCTATCCGTGATGGAGTCGCCTCGGTTTGACTCTCGAAGTAAAAGACGTACAATATATTCAAATAAATACGTCATTCGGGACGGAGGTGACGTCATGCAAACGAAACTGACATTGAGGCTGGATGAAAAACTGATCCGGGAGGCAAAAGTCTATGCCGCCGAAGCCGAGGTATCCCTCTCTCAACTGGTTGCAAACTATTTCCGGCTGCTTATGAACGGGAGGCCCGCAGCCCGGAAGACCGGAGCGCCGGTCACCCGCTCCTTGCGGGGAGTGCTGAAAGGCGCCCAGGTCGACGAGCAGGCTTACTTGAGGCACCTGGAGGCAAAATACCGTTGAAACTTCTGGTGGATACCAACGTGGTGCTCGACCTGTTGCTTGACCGGCTACCGTTTTCCGATGACGCGGCCCTCCTGTTCGAGCGAGTGGAAAGCGGGGCGGTCACGGCCGTTCTTTGCGGAACGACCATCACCACCATCTATTACATCGCGGCGAAAACAATCGGGGGGCGCAAGGCCAGGATAACCATCGACAAGCTGATGTCACTTTGCGAGATCGCCCCCGTTGGCCGTGCAGTGCTGGAAGATGCGCTATCATCCGATTCACAGGACTTCGAGGACGCCGTGATCGCCGCCGCAGCCCGCAGCAACGGAGTCGAAGCGATCGTTTCGAGGGATGCGTCGGGTTTCAGAAAAAGCGGCATTCCCGTTTACGATGCCGGTCAAGTGCTGGGTTTGCTCGAGGAATGATCGCCGCGTTTTCACCAGGAACAGGGATGAGTGGCTTTCACGAAGGACAATAACTGGATAGCGGATCAGGGGCCCATGTTCGAGCAAACCTTCAAAAACATCGACGACGTCCTCTGGAAAGAGGCGGGATGCACTACCGAACTTGACTACACGGAGCAGACGTCTTGGCTGCTGTTCCTGAAATACCTCGATGGACTCGAGCAGGACCTCGCCGATGAGGCCGCGCTGGAGGGGAAGAAGTACAGCTACATCCTCGACAAACCGTACCGATGGGAAACCTGGGCCTCGCCCAAGGGGAAGGACGGCAAGCTCGACCACAACACCGCGATGACCGGCGATGACCTCCGCGACTTCGTCAATCAGAAGCTCTTCCCTTACCTCCACAAGTGCAAGGTGAAGGCCAGCGGACCGAACACCATCGAATACAAGATCGGCGAGATCTTCGGAGAGATCAAGAACAAGATCAACAGCGGCTACAACCTGCGTGAAATCATCGACCACATCGACGAACTGCGCTTTCGCTCGCAGACCGAGAAGCACGAGCTCTCGCACCTCTACGAGGCCAAGATCAGGAACATGGGCAACGCCGGGCGCAACGGCGGCGAGTATTACACCCCGCGCCCGCTTATTCGCGCCATCGTCCAGGTCGTGCAGCCCCGCCTCGGCGAACGCATCTACGACGGCGCGGTCGGCTCGGCGGGCTTCTTGTGCGAAGCGTACGAATACCTCAAGCAGACCCATCCCAAGCGCACCACTGCGCAGGACCGCATCCTTCAGGAGCGCACCTTCTACGGCAAGGAGAAGAAGTCCCTCGCCTACGTCATCGCGATCATGAACATGATCCTGCACGGCATCGAAGCGCCAAACATCCTGCACACCAACACGCTCACCGAAAACCTCGCCGACATTCAAGAGAAAGACCGCTACGACGTCGTGCTGGCCAATCCCCCCTTCGGCGGCAAGGAGCGCAAGGAGGTCCAGCAGAACTTCCCCATCCGAACGGGCGAGACCGCCTTCCTCTTCCTCCAGCACTTCATCAAGATGGTCAAGGCAGGTGGCCGCGTGGGCGTGGTCATCAAGAACACCTTCCTCTCCAACACCGACAACGCCTCGACGTCCCTGCGCAAACTGCTCCTGGAAAGCTGCAACCTGCACACCGTCCTCGACTGCCCCGGCGGCACCTTCCAGGGCGCGGGCGTGAAGACAGTGGTGCTGTTCTTCGAGAAGGGCGCCCCCACGCGCAAGGTCTGGTTCTACCAACTCGATCCCGGCCGGAATCTTGGCAAGACGAACCCGCTGAACGACGACGACCTCGCAGAATTCGTCCAACTTCATAAGACGAAGGCCGATTCGCCCAAATCTTGGAGCGTGGATGTTACAGGCATCGACACCGCCACCTACAACCTCTCGGTCAAGAACCCCAACGGAGGCGAGGAAGTCACCCACCGCAGCCCGCAGAAGATCATGGACGAGATAGCGGCGCTGGATGCTGAGAGCGCTGAGGTGTTGTCGAGTATCAAGGCGCTGCTATGAAGACTGGATGGCAAACAACTACACTTGGGGCTGTGGCTCAAATCGGAGCAGGCAACTCAGCCCCCCAAGCCAAAGAATTGTTCGCTAATGGCACCCATCCGTTCTTCCGGACATCAGATGCCGGGCGAATTCGATTTGGGAATATTTTCGAGGCGAGCGACAACCTTAATGACGAGGGGATCAAAAGTCTTCGCAGATTCCCTAGCGGCACAATTCTTTTCCCGAAAAGTGGAGCCTCAACGTTCCTGAATCACCGAGTGATGCTTGGTGTGGACGGCTTTGTTTCCAGCCACCTTGCGACCATTGTTGGTGATGAGACAAAGGTTGATCGACGATTTCTCCTGTACTTCTTGACTACTGTTTCGGCGCAAGACATGATCCAAGATCACGCGTACCCATCGCTCAATCTGCCTGTTATATCGGAGATTTCTGTTCCTCTTCCCCCGCTCCCCGAACAGCAGCGGATCGTCGGGATCCTCGACGAAGC
The Deltaproteobacteria bacterium CG2_30_66_27 DNA segment above includes these coding regions:
- a CDS encoding twitching motility protein PilT; translation: MKLLVDTNVVLDLLLDRLPFSDDAALLFERVESGAVTAVLCGTTITTIYYIAAKTIGGRKARITIDKLMSLCEIAPVGRAVLEDALSSDSQDFEDAVIAAAARSNGVEAIVSRDASGFRKSGIPVYDAGQVLGLLEE
- a CDS encoding type I restriction endonuclease subunit M encodes the protein MFEQTFKNIDDVLWKEAGCTTELDYTEQTSWLLFLKYLDGLEQDLADEAALEGKKYSYILDKPYRWETWASPKGKDGKLDHNTAMTGDDLRDFVNQKLFPYLHKCKVKASGPNTIEYKIGEIFGEIKNKINSGYNLREIIDHIDELRFRSQTEKHELSHLYEAKIRNMGNAGRNGGEYYTPRPLIRAIVQVVQPRLGERIYDGAVGSAGFLCEAYEYLKQTHPKRTTAQDRILQERTFYGKEKKSLAYVIAIMNMILHGIEAPNILHTNTLTENLADIQEKDRYDVVLANPPFGGKERKEVQQNFPIRTGETAFLFLQHFIKMVKAGGRVGVVIKNTFLSNTDNASTSLRKLLLESCNLHTVLDCPGGTFQGAGVKTVVLFFEKGAPTRKVWFYQLDPGRNLGKTNPLNDDDLAEFVQLHKTKADSPKSWSVDVTGIDTATYNLSVKNPNGGEEVTHRSPQKIMDEIAALDAESAEVLSSIKALL
- a CDS encoding glycolate oxidase subunit GlcD; protein product: MYPEALTALGILFGDRLRTSLETRICYSFDATGKQFLPDAVVYPVNAEEVRQTVLLANLHRFPVVPRGAGSGFSGGSLPVRGGVVLSTERMDRIVSIDTENLYAVVEPGVVTETLKLEAEKRGLFYPPDPASLKFSTVGGNIAECSGGMSAVKYGVTRDYVLGLEAVLGTGELLRTGVATAKGVVGYDLTRMLVGSEGTLGIVTRATLRLLPHPEAAVTLLALFPSNRDASDAVNAVVAARVTPSAMEIMDRTAIDCVQALAPMPLPEGTGSALLLEADGSQSAAARDADRLEEACRAHGALEIRRASDARGRDDLWKLRRSISPALRKVAPVKLNEDIVVPRSRLADMFAFLSDLSGRRKVRIVNFGHAGDGNIHVNIMISGTDADETRRAEEAVGEVFRKTVEMGGTISGEHGVGISKAPFLEMEVGPLGVAVMKRLKACFDPNGILNPGKIFLDESAVRG
- a CDS encoding methylmalonyl-CoA carboxyltransferase, yielding MSLEEKFEELRRRNAVAMEGGGRKRIETQHAQGKLTARERVELLLDPNTFVELDRFVQHRCADFEMEKFLGDGVITGYGKVNGRLVYVFAQDFTVYGGSLSEAYAEKVCKIMDHAVRNGAPVVGLNDSGGARIQEGVQSLAGYADIFLRNTLTSGVVPQISAIMGPCAGGAVYSPAITDFILMVKNTSYMFVTGPDVIKTVTHEEVTKENLGGAMAHNERSGVAHFAAEDEKECIYLIRELLSFMPQNNMEDPPCVTPKDSPDRTDESLNQVVPDIPTKPYDIRDVIRKVADDGDFFEIQEHYARNIVIGFARMNGRSIGVVANQPAILAGCLDINSSIKGARFVRFCDAFNIPLLTFVDVPGFLPGTTQEYGGIIKHGAKLLYAFAEATVPKVTVITRKAYGGAYDVMASKHIRADVNFAFPTAEIAVMGPDGAVNIIFRKELVKSDNPEATKAELVADYRERFASPYKAAELGYIDEVIMPSETRPKVIKAFEMLKNKRDTNPPRKHGNIPL